CAGCCCGCCGACGCCGACCGCGAGGGCGACGAGCGCACCCACCGTCTGGTAGGCCGGGCCGCCCGGGGGCAGCTCCTCCTCGGAGAGGGTCTCGGCCACCTCGGCCTCGATCTCCTCGAGGATGTCCGGGCCGCCACTGCCGGAGGCGGTGCGCTCGTCGCTCATCGTCGGTCCTTTGCGGGGGGAGGTGCGGGGGAGGTGCGGGTCAGCTCGCCGAGCCGAGGTCGATGCCGTACTCGTCGACGAGGTCGGCGTAGCGCTGCTTGTCCTCCTCGAGCTGGGCCACGACCTCGTCGCCGGGGACCTCCATCGGCGTGAGGCTGTTCTGCTCGTTGAACGCCTGGTAGTCCTCGGTCTCGAAGGTGGCCTGCATGGCCTCCCAGATCGTGTCCTTGACGTCCTGCGGGGTGCCCTTGGGGGTCGTCATGAAGCGGTACTGGAAGACCTCGACGTCGAGGCCCTGCTCGGTCGCGGTCGGCACGTCCGGCAGGTAGTCGATGCGCTCGGGCGCGAAGACCGAGAGGGCGGTGAGCTTGCCGTTCTCGATGTTCTCGATCGCCTCGCCGGTCTGCAGGCAGGCGGTGTCGACCTGGTTGCCGAGCAGCGCGGTGAGGGCGGGGGCGCCGCCGTCGAAGGGCACTGCCTCCGACTGGATGCCGCCGACCTCGTAGGTCAGGGCGCAGGACAGCTGGGCGCCGGTGCCGACGCCGGTGGTGCCGTAGGTGATCCGGCCGCCCTCGGACTTCAGGTCGTCGATCGACGTCCAGCCGTTCCTGGAGTTGGTGACCAGCACGTAGTCGTCGCGCGAGACGCCGCCGACCACGTCGAAGTCGTCGATGCTGGTGACCTCGTCGTCGGCGACGGCGAGGGGGGTGATCGCGAAGAGCGAGGCGTTCTGGACCGAGATGACCGAGCCGTCGTTCTTCGACGACTCGACCTTGTTGGCGGCCAGCGCGCCGTTGGCGCCGGACTGGTTGATCACCGGGAACTGCTGGCCGAGCTCGTCGGTGAGGCCGGCGGACACCTGGCGCGAGATCAGGTCGGAGGAGCCGCCCGGGTCGGCGCCGACGTACATCTCGACCGAGCCCGACGGGTACGCGTCGCCGTCGCCGCCACCGCCGGTGGTCGTCGACACGCCGCCGCAGGCGGTGAGGGCGAGGGCGGTGCCGGCGGCGAGGACCGCGAGGGCGGGGGTCTGCTGGCGCATCAGGTGGCTCCTTGCTCGGGATGTGACCACCGACACTAGGTTTGAGCCACGATGCCGGTCCAAGCCCGTTTCGGCATGGACTGATCCAACTCGTGCATCGTACGCTCGCGCGGTGATCACCCTCGACCAGGTCCGCTCCTTCGTCGCGGTCGCCGAGGAGCTGCACTTCGGGCGCGCCGCCGACCGGCTGCGGATGACCCAGCCGCCGCTGTCGCGCCAGATCCAGAAGCTGGAGAGGTCGGTGGGCGCGCGGCTGCTCGAGCGCGACAACCGGCGCGTCGAGCTCACCGGCGCCGGCGCCGCGTTCCTCGACGAGGCCTACCGGCTGCTCAACCTGGTCGAGGGGGCCGGCGACCTGGCCCGCCGCGTCGACGCGGGCGCGGCCGGCGTGGTGCGGCTGGGCTTCACGGCCGTGTCGGCGATCTCGATCCTCGGGCCGCTCCTGCGCCGCCTCACCGCCGAGCTCCCCGACGTCGAGGTGGTGCTGTCCGAGCGGGTCACCAACGCGCAGGTCGACGGCATCCGGCGCGGCGAGCTCGACATCGGCCTCGCCCGTCCGCCCTTCGACACCACCCTGCTCCGCTCCCGCGTGATCCTGCGCGAGCCGCTGGTCGCGGTCGTGCCGCGCGAGCACCCGCTGGCCGCGCTCGACCGGCCGCTGGCGCCCGAGGACTTCGACGGCGAGACGGTCATCGGCTACAACCCCGACCAGTCCCGCTACTTCCACGAGCTGTCGGTCCGGTTCTTCGCCAACGCCCACCCGAAGGTCGACCAGCGCGTGCACCAGGTCCTGACCGCGATGCTGCTGGTGTCGGCCGAGCGCGGCGTCTCGCTGGTGCCGGCGTCGGCCGCGTCCCTGCACGTCGACGGCGTGGTGCACAAGGAGCTCGCCCACCACGGGGGTGACACCCGGGTCGACGCCGACCCGGAGCGACCGGTGGAGCTGCACGCGATCTGGTCGCGGGAGTCGCAGTCGCCGGTCGTACGGCGTGTGCTGGAGGTCGTGACGGCCGCCAGCGGGCCGATGTCATTCAATCCTTGACAGATTTGTGTGAGCGGCCCCACAACTCGTCAACTCCTGAGAGGCTGTCCCCGCACGTCAGTCACACGAGCCGACCTGGGGGGACGGGCAGGTGCACACGACAGCCACCAACGGGCACGCGTCGGCCACGGAACCGTGGTCCGACGAGCAGACCCGTCAGCATCTCCAGGTGCTCGTCGAGGGCGTCGCCGTCCTTGCCGGATTCGAGCAGTCCGCCATCAGCCTGCGCCGGGGCGACGAGTTCGAGGTCGTCGCCGGAGCCGGTGAGGGCGTCGTGGAGAACATCGTCGGCCGCCGCCTCCCGCACCACGTCGTCGAGGGCGAGCTCTCCAAGGCCGACCACTGGGACGCCTGGCGCTTCGTGCCCCACGACCGGGTCGGCGACGAGGTGCTGGAGTACAGCCACGTCCCGGAGGCCGGGGAGCTCGACGCCCCCGACGCCTGGCACCCGCTCGACCTGCTGACCGCGCCGGTCTACGACGACGAGGGCGTGCTCCGCGGCCTGCTCTCCGTCGACGGCCCGCGCGACGGCCGACGCCCCGGCGCCGACCAGCTCGCGCTGCTGCAGAAGTACGCCGGCCTGGCCCGGACGTCGGTGCTGCTGGCGCTCGAGCGCGAGGACCTGTCGCGCCGGGTGCGGATGGCCGACGAGGCGCGCCAGATCGTGCGCCGTGCGCTCGGCGAGCCCACCCTCGACCAGGTGCTGGCGGCCTGCCGCTCGGCCGTCACGGAGTGCTTCGGGGCGGTCGGCATGTGGCTCACCGCGTTCGACGAGGACGGCGGCAACACGACGGCCTGGTACGCCGTCGGCACCGACGCCGAGCCCGTCTTCTCCGAGATCGACGACGTCGTGCTGCACCTCGCGCACCGCTACTGGGCCGACCAGTACGTCGCCCACTTCTCCCGCGGTCGGGCGGCGCAGCCCGGCCTCCCCCCGGCCGACGCCGACCGGCTGCTGACCTTCCTCGAGGGCATCGGGCTCGGCTCGGTGCTGTTCGTGCCGATGGGAGCCGGGCCGCAGTGCCTGGGCTTCCTCGCGCTGTCGCGCGTGTCCGACACCCCGGCGTGGTCCGACCTGGAGAAGGAGGCCGCGCTCGACATCGGGCGCGACCTCGGCCACGCGGTCGCCAACGCCCGTGCGCTCGACGCCGAGCGCTCGCTCGTCGAGGAGCTGCGCCGCCTCGAGGGCTACCGCGTCTCGATGGTCAACACCCTCGCCCACGAGCTCCGCTCGCCGCTCTTCTCGATCAGCGCGAACCTCGAGCTGGTCGAGTCCGAGCAGCTCGGCGAGGACGACCAGCGGTGCATCGCCGCCGCGGTCCGCGGCACCACGCGGATGCGCTCGGTCGTCGACGACCTGCTCACCATGGCCGCCATCGCCGACCCGCAGCGCGAGTTCGTCCCCGAGCAGGTCGACCTCCGCCAGGTGCTGCTCGAGGTGGCCGAGGAGTGCGACCCGGCCGCGCAGGCGCGGTCGCAGCACTACCGCCTCGACGTGCCGGACGCCCCGGTCGTCGTCGCCGGCCGGCCGGAGGAGCTGCACCGGATGTTCGCCAACCTCTCCAGCAACGCCGTCAAGTACTCCGACGACGGCGGCGAC
This genomic interval from Nocardioides palaemonis contains the following:
- a CDS encoding Bug family tripartite tricarboxylate transporter substrate binding protein encodes the protein MRQQTPALAVLAAGTALALTACGGVSTTTGGGGDGDAYPSGSVEMYVGADPGGSSDLISRQVSAGLTDELGQQFPVINQSGANGALAANKVESSKNDGSVISVQNASLFAITPLAVADDEVTSIDDFDVVGGVSRDDYVLVTNSRNGWTSIDDLKSEGGRITYGTTGVGTGAQLSCALTYEVGGIQSEAVPFDGGAPALTALLGNQVDTACLQTGEAIENIENGKLTALSVFAPERIDYLPDVPTATEQGLDVEVFQYRFMTTPKGTPQDVKDTIWEAMQATFETEDYQAFNEQNSLTPMEVPGDEVVAQLEEDKQRYADLVDEYGIDLGSAS
- a CDS encoding LysR family transcriptional regulator yields the protein MITLDQVRSFVAVAEELHFGRAADRLRMTQPPLSRQIQKLERSVGARLLERDNRRVELTGAGAAFLDEAYRLLNLVEGAGDLARRVDAGAAGVVRLGFTAVSAISILGPLLRRLTAELPDVEVVLSERVTNAQVDGIRRGELDIGLARPPFDTTLLRSRVILREPLVAVVPREHPLAALDRPLAPEDFDGETVIGYNPDQSRYFHELSVRFFANAHPKVDQRVHQVLTAMLLVSAERGVSLVPASAASLHVDGVVHKELAHHGGDTRVDADPERPVELHAIWSRESQSPVVRRVLEVVTAASGPMSFNP
- a CDS encoding sensor histidine kinase; translation: MLVEGVAVLAGFEQSAISLRRGDEFEVVAGAGEGVVENIVGRRLPHHVVEGELSKADHWDAWRFVPHDRVGDEVLEYSHVPEAGELDAPDAWHPLDLLTAPVYDDEGVLRGLLSVDGPRDGRRPGADQLALLQKYAGLARTSVLLALEREDLSRRVRMADEARQIVRRALGEPTLDQVLAACRSAVTECFGAVGMWLTAFDEDGGNTTAWYAVGTDAEPVFSEIDDVVLHLAHRYWADQYVAHFSRGRAAQPGLPPADADRLLTFLEGIGLGSVLFVPMGAGPQCLGFLALSRVSDTPAWSDLEKEAALDIGRDLGHAVANARALDAERSLVEELRRLEGYRVSMVNTLAHELRSPLFSISANLELVESEQLGEDDQRCIAAAVRGTTRMRSVVDDLLTMAAIADPQREFVPEQVDLRQVLLEVAEECDPAAQARSQHYRLDVPDAPVVVAGRPEELHRMFANLSSNAVKYSDDGGDIVVRLVEAEGEVRISVADSGLGISEEDQERLFQEFFRSTNPDARSRPGTGLGLAIVERIVRRHSGQIVIESTLGVGTTMTVVLPRVVVEDDPAAEEPAPEEQRVTAPAS